The following are from one region of the bacterium genome:
- a CDS encoding integration host factor subunit beta, which produces MTKKDLVEEVVYKTGLNKTLVKETVDSFLEILFTAMSDGKRIELRGFGVFETRRMKPKKARNPRTGETLIIPERDKVLFKISKVSKK; this is translated from the coding sequence ATGACAAAAAAAGACCTTGTAGAAGAGGTTGTATATAAAACAGGATTAAATAAAACATTAGTAAAAGAGACCGTAGATTCTTTTCTTGAAATATTATTTACAGCAATGAGCGACGGTAAAAGAATTGAACTTAGAGGGTTCGGAGTATTTGAAACCAGAAGAATGAAGCCCAAAAAGGCTCGAAACCCAAGAACCGGCGAAACATTAATAATACCAGAACGAGATAAAGTTCTATTTAAAATCTCTAAAGTATCAAAAAAATAA